Proteins from a genomic interval of Kitasatospora herbaricolor:
- a CDS encoding PadR family transcriptional regulator — protein sequence MALRNAVMAALLDGEASGYDLAKAFDASVANFWMATPQQLYRELERMEGDGLIAARVVEQERRPTKRLFSLTEAGLAAVRAYTAESPARPTAVRDELMVKVRCADVGDLGAVRVAVAERIAWATGKLARYERLQARMLNGRSEEQYFAGAERVGPYLTLLRGMAFERENIRWGELALRVLEQRSAVHG from the coding sequence ATGGCATTGCGCAACGCGGTGATGGCCGCCCTGCTGGACGGTGAGGCGTCCGGGTACGACCTCGCCAAGGCCTTCGACGCCTCGGTCGCCAACTTCTGGATGGCCACGCCGCAGCAGCTCTACCGGGAGCTGGAGCGGATGGAGGGCGACGGGCTGATCGCCGCACGCGTCGTCGAGCAGGAACGGCGGCCCACCAAACGGCTCTTCTCGCTCACCGAGGCCGGGCTGGCCGCCGTCCGGGCCTACACCGCCGAGTCGCCGGCCAGGCCCACGGCCGTCCGCGACGAGCTGATGGTCAAGGTCCGCTGCGCGGACGTGGGCGACCTCGGGGCGGTCCGGGTCGCCGTCGCCGAGCGGATCGCCTGGGCGACCGGCAAGCTGGCCCGCTACGAACGGCTGCAGGCCCGGATGCTGAACGGCCGGAGTGAGGAGCAGTACTTCGCCGGGGCCGAGCGCGTCGGCCCGTATCTGACCTTGCTGCGCGGGATGGCCTTCGAACGGGAGAACATCCGCTGGGGCGAGCTGGCGCTGCGGGTGCTCGAACAGCGGTCCGCCGTCCACGGCTGA
- a CDS encoding nuclear transport factor 2 family protein has translation MHPFRKAVEARDEEALAALLAEDVVFTSPVVFKPYPGKAITAAILRGAMRVFEDFAYVREIANPDGRDHALVFTATVGGKQIQGCDFLHIDEAGKIDEFTVMVRPLSAAQALAEAMGAQFDRIAREAAGR, from the coding sequence GTGCACCCCTTCCGCAAGGCCGTCGAGGCCCGTGACGAGGAGGCCCTCGCGGCGCTCCTGGCCGAGGACGTCGTCTTCACCAGCCCGGTCGTCTTCAAGCCCTACCCGGGCAAGGCGATCACCGCGGCGATCCTCCGGGGCGCGATGCGGGTCTTCGAGGACTTCGCCTACGTGCGCGAGATCGCCAACCCGGACGGCCGCGACCACGCCCTCGTCTTCACCGCGACCGTGGGCGGCAAGCAGATCCAGGGCTGCGACTTCCTGCACATCGACGAGGCCGGGAAGATCGACGAGTTCACCGTGATGGTCCGCCCGCTCTCCGCCGCCCAGGCCCTCGCCGAGGCGATGGGCGCGCAGTTCGACCGGATCGCCCGGGAGGCGGCGGGGCGGTGA
- a CDS encoding SgcJ/EcaC family oxidoreductase yields MSPQIAGVTVPQEDVDAVVALVADVEHAQQHALPEEFLRHFRADAIWTTGHGRLLTGLDEIAAFTRTVLPPTADSPTTAGYRPVHILFVRPDIAAVKVRQRPVTRDGVYLDAIFHGHPDPAALAVDQPGALPGTPTYFLAKDDGVWRIAAAQNTVVQDPGTLAAG; encoded by the coding sequence ATGAGCCCGCAGATCGCAGGAGTCACCGTTCCCCAGGAGGACGTGGACGCGGTTGTGGCGCTGGTCGCCGACGTCGAACACGCCCAGCAGCACGCCCTGCCGGAGGAATTCCTGCGGCACTTCCGGGCGGACGCGATCTGGACGACCGGGCACGGCAGGCTGCTCACCGGCCTGGACGAGATCGCCGCCTTCACCCGCACGGTGCTGCCGCCCACCGCGGACTCGCCCACCACGGCCGGCTACCGGCCCGTCCACATCCTCTTCGTCCGTCCGGACATCGCCGCCGTCAAGGTCCGCCAGCGCCCCGTCACCCGCGACGGGGTGTACCTCGACGCGATCTTCCACGGCCACCCGGACCCGGCCGCCCTCGCCGTCGACCAGCCGGGTGCCCTTCCCGGCACCCCGACCTACTTCCTGGCCAAGGACGACGGCGTCTGGCGCATCGCCGCCGCCCAGAACACCGTCGTCCAGGACCCCGGCACCCTGGCGGCCGGCTGA
- a CDS encoding cytochrome P450 produces MATQASPVPVPPNDSGAPPVPEVDPALVERWRSEGADLVDLLARVRERLGGVAAVRLGPAPTVLVTDPAAALRVLAQRPEQYVKRSHRARLLIGDGVLAATGEAWKQQRRLLQAQFTGTGMRRYEQRIEAAARRTAERWAGHARSGQPVDIGAQMRSFALDTIWRSLTGHPLDAGTESELAAVGAVVAALPTLPAGPPGAQGAVAADLARIDAVAARAIEAARDGSAGPDGPGLLHVLLAAAGERPEYTDRLVRDELVTLLVAGHETTAGTLTWLYLLLDRHPEARARALAAGGDGSPERREAVQALVSETLRLYPSAWVLPRYATADDVLGGYRIEAGTDLLVCPYLTHRDPSLWPEPERFDPRRFTTAGLRPTAPGGYLPFGLGPRACLGLQFALRESTVLLEHLLPAYTLAFHSVPAGAAYSITVRPDGPTPATLTAVADRG; encoded by the coding sequence GTGGCCACCCAAGCGAGTCCCGTACCCGTCCCCCCGAACGACTCCGGGGCGCCGCCGGTACCCGAGGTGGACCCGGCCCTGGTGGAGCGGTGGCGCTCCGAGGGCGCCGACCTGGTCGACCTGCTGGCCCGGGTGCGCGAGCGGCTCGGCGGCGTCGCCGCCGTCCGGCTGGGGCCGGCCCCGACCGTGCTGGTCACCGACCCGGCGGCCGCCCTGCGGGTGCTGGCACAGCGGCCGGAGCAGTACGTGAAACGCTCCCATCGGGCCCGGCTGCTGATCGGCGACGGCGTCCTGGCCGCCACCGGCGAGGCCTGGAAGCAGCAACGGCGGCTGTTGCAGGCCCAGTTCACCGGGACCGGGATGCGCCGCTACGAGCAGCGGATCGAGGCGGCCGCCCGGCGGACCGCCGAGCGCTGGGCCGGCCACGCCCGCTCCGGGCAGCCGGTGGACATCGGCGCGCAGATGCGCAGCTTCGCCCTGGACACCATCTGGCGCTCCCTCACCGGGCACCCGCTCGACGCCGGGACCGAGAGCGAACTGGCCGCCGTCGGCGCGGTGGTGGCGGCCCTGCCGACGCTGCCGGCCGGCCCGCCCGGCGCGCAAGGGGCCGTCGCCGCCGACCTGGCCAGGATCGACGCCGTCGCCGCCCGGGCGATCGAGGCGGCCCGGGACGGCTCGGCCGGCCCGGACGGTCCTGGCCTGCTGCACGTCCTGCTGGCGGCGGCCGGCGAGCGGCCGGAGTACACCGACCGGCTGGTCCGCGACGAGCTGGTGACCCTGCTGGTGGCCGGCCACGAGACCACCGCCGGCACCCTGACCTGGCTGTACCTGCTCCTCGACCGGCATCCGGAGGCCCGCGCGCGGGCCCTCGCCGCCGGTGGCGACGGCTCGCCGGAGCGCCGCGAGGCAGTCCAGGCCCTGGTCAGCGAGACCCTGCGGCTCTACCCGTCGGCCTGGGTGCTGCCGCGCTACGCCACCGCGGACGACGTGCTGGGCGGCTACCGGATCGAGGCGGGCACCGACCTGCTGGTCTGCCCGTACCTCACGCACCGGGACCCGTCCCTGTGGCCGGAGCCGGAGCGATTCGACCCCCGGCGGTTCACCACGGCGGGGCTGCGGCCCACCGCCCCCGGCGGTTACCTGCCGTTCGGTCTCGGGCCCCGGGCCTGCCTGGGGCTGCAGTTCGCGCTGCGCGAGTCGACCGTGCTGCTCGAACACCTGCTGCCCGCCTACACCCTGGCCTTCCACTCGGTGCCCGCCGGGGCCGCGTACAGCATCACCGTCCGCCCCGACGGCCCGACGCCGGCGACCCTCACGGCGGTCGCCGACCGGGGTTGA
- a CDS encoding FHA domain-containing protein: MPAAIIGREGPLAGRRFPIGSKPVTFGRSGDSGVVIASGSASRLHAEVVRDGDRYVLHDRGSRNGTLVNGAPVTSRVLEPGDLITIGGEVFAFEVTDPMETITEVFHLPPAVVEPVLHVTVSGGGPVGLAFALLLEHHLGRRVAVTVHDGRWVQDGARVVWKNEAQGNVRRQQVVTVQSRQFLNLPEEVQERLFTAEAFSEMWPAGPDSIRGFGPRNIRIAHVEDVLLEMANEKADRIRLVPANFDPVEQREEVAKGHVLAICEGGRSRTREFFTDKFGTPDTSIYSLEGQHVQDVVLGLRVKSDLPDPTAVLLTVAQNRFLLNSLRGEGFLNMRLTDAEAREVIGVDPVRQVFEQCVASRPCLMGRDEEGDFRCSTHGTLFLPALVKGSALWKRVLEGLALFGVTEDNLSAVTGFRLDMVQRPRFTAHLYSATANTPGTYGFLLGDAANAIHFWPGRGLNSGLASAISLARSLNNAWRGRSFRDADFVRHEAAMSMLQYRHKSRAWNAMVTTDQHGVACAIKDRIARSIEEGLPEGEDGSADREALLGQLRQIRDRLAPRIAGMPDDATLREHLGQLKGETVRTLLASGAWDTLTVGGEEVDIDIFYRESPPPAGAKALAPVRRP, encoded by the coding sequence ATGCCAGCTGCGATCATCGGGCGCGAGGGGCCCCTGGCCGGACGGCGGTTCCCGATCGGCAGCAAACCGGTCACCTTCGGCCGCAGCGGCGACAGCGGCGTGGTGATCGCCAGCGGGAGCGCCTCGCGGCTGCACGCGGAGGTGGTCCGCGACGGTGACCGCTACGTCCTGCACGACCGCGGGAGCCGCAACGGGACGCTGGTGAACGGCGCTCCGGTGACCTCACGGGTGCTCGAGCCCGGTGACCTGATCACGATCGGCGGGGAGGTCTTCGCCTTCGAGGTCACCGACCCGATGGAGACCATCACCGAGGTCTTCCACCTGCCGCCCGCCGTGGTGGAGCCCGTCCTGCACGTCACCGTCTCGGGCGGCGGGCCGGTGGGCCTGGCCTTCGCCCTGCTGCTGGAGCACCACCTGGGGCGGCGGGTGGCCGTCACCGTCCACGACGGGCGCTGGGTGCAGGACGGCGCACGCGTGGTCTGGAAGAACGAGGCGCAGGGCAACGTCCGGCGCCAGCAGGTGGTGACCGTCCAGAGCCGGCAGTTCCTGAACCTTCCGGAGGAGGTCCAGGAGCGGCTGTTCACCGCGGAGGCGTTCTCCGAGATGTGGCCGGCCGGGCCGGACTCCATCCGCGGCTTCGGCCCGCGGAACATCCGGATCGCCCATGTCGAGGACGTCCTGCTGGAGATGGCGAACGAGAAGGCGGACCGGATCCGGCTGGTGCCGGCCAACTTCGACCCGGTCGAGCAGCGCGAGGAGGTCGCCAAGGGCCACGTGCTGGCGATCTGCGAGGGCGGCCGCTCCAGGACCAGGGAGTTCTTCACCGACAAGTTCGGCACCCCCGACACCTCGATCTACTCGCTGGAGGGGCAGCACGTCCAGGACGTGGTGCTCGGCCTGCGGGTGAAGTCCGACCTGCCCGATCCGACGGCCGTCCTGCTGACCGTCGCCCAGAACCGGTTCCTGCTCAACTCGCTGCGCGGCGAGGGCTTCCTGAACATGCGGCTGACCGACGCCGAGGCCCGCGAGGTGATCGGCGTCGACCCCGTCCGGCAGGTCTTCGAGCAGTGCGTGGCCTCCCGGCCCTGCCTGATGGGCCGGGACGAGGAGGGCGACTTCCGCTGTTCGACCCACGGCACGCTGTTCCTGCCCGCGCTGGTCAAGGGCTCCGCCCTGTGGAAGAGGGTCCTGGAGGGGCTGGCGCTGTTCGGCGTCACCGAGGACAACCTCAGCGCCGTCACCGGGTTCCGCCTGGACATGGTGCAGCGGCCGCGGTTCACCGCCCACCTCTACTCCGCCACCGCCAACACCCCCGGGACGTACGGGTTCCTGCTCGGTGACGCGGCCAACGCGATCCACTTCTGGCCGGGCCGCGGCCTCAACAGCGGCCTGGCCTCGGCGATCTCGCTCGCCCGCTCGCTGAACAACGCCTGGCGTGGCCGGTCCTTCCGGGACGCCGACTTCGTCCGGCACGAGGCGGCGATGTCGATGCTCCAGTACCGGCACAAGAGCCGCGCCTGGAACGCCATGGTGACCACCGACCAGCACGGCGTGGCCTGCGCCATCAAGGACCGGATCGCCCGGAGCATCGAGGAGGGTCTGCCGGAGGGCGAGGACGGATCGGCGGACCGCGAGGCGCTGCTGGGTCAACTGCGGCAGATCAGGGACCGCCTGGCGCCGCGGATCGCGGGCATGCCCGACGACGCGACGCTGCGCGAGCACCTGGGGCAGCTGAAGGGCGAGACCGTCCGCACCCTGCTCGCGAGCGGGGCCTGGGACACCCTGACGGTCGGCGGCGAGGAGGTCGACATCGACATCTTCTACCGGGAGAGCCCGCCGCCGGCCGGGGCGAAGGCGCTGGCACCCGTCCGGCGGCCCTGA
- a CDS encoding AfsR/SARP family transcriptional regulator: protein MGIRLLGPIELRTAAGVPATVAGPKQRSVLALLAVEFDRVVPLDRFFDLLWGDEPPARARAALQGHVAALRKALDGTAFELRTRAPGYLLIGDAEQIDLCRFEALAARAEAARGDDRAAAPLLKQALDLWYGPPLADLADTPLRRDLAERLGEARARVLAAWAERQLRLGLGAAAVPELESYVRTDGLREPAVALLMRCLLQDGRAPDALAAYHHTRGRLDEELGIAPGPALQDALRAVLGTAGTGPPLPARRDVGPVPGPDPVREPDPVREPAARERPAAPGRPCAAAAGLALPRLPDDLVGRAEEHRWLDRLRGPAPAGGGIAVVTGPAGVGKTATAVSWARQAPGFPDGRLFVPLRGFDPAGPAAPTEVLGALLRALGVPAAGLPDEPTALGALYRREAGRRRLLVVLDDARDAAQVAGLLPAGPHCVTVITARATLEEVTVTQGAALLQLGPLPEAEAAVLLDRLLPPGPVEPGTDPRAAGGAATGKSPGADDVRRLAALCDGLPLALRTAAARLCARPTWSTATLTDALADERTRLQTLDTPGPAGLRSRLIMTYRHLPWDAAHLLALLTVHPDRPVDTGSAAALLDCDRPRARRALAALADHHLLTEVSPGRHAQSGLVRGFGAELLAEQGDTVGRSAAVRLFDHYRAARERRAALPEGVRPSLAPPAPPAAPPAVRPSPTG from the coding sequence GTGGGCATACGACTGTTGGGGCCGATCGAACTGCGGACCGCGGCGGGCGTGCCCGCCACCGTGGCCGGGCCGAAACAGCGGTCCGTACTGGCGCTGCTGGCCGTCGAGTTCGACCGGGTCGTCCCGCTGGACCGGTTCTTCGACCTGCTCTGGGGCGACGAGCCGCCGGCCCGGGCCAGGGCCGCGCTGCAGGGTCATGTCGCGGCCCTGCGCAAGGCCCTGGACGGCACCGCCTTCGAACTCCGTACCCGGGCGCCGGGTTACCTCCTCATCGGCGACGCGGAGCAGATCGACCTCTGCCGGTTCGAGGCGCTGGCCGCCCGCGCCGAGGCGGCCCGGGGTGACGACCGCGCGGCGGCGCCGCTGCTGAAGCAGGCCCTGGACCTCTGGTACGGCCCGCCGCTGGCCGACCTCGCCGACACGCCGCTCCGCCGGGACCTGGCGGAGCGGCTCGGCGAGGCACGGGCCCGGGTGCTGGCCGCCTGGGCGGAGCGGCAGCTGCGCCTGGGACTCGGCGCCGCGGCCGTACCGGAGTTGGAGAGCTACGTCCGGACGGACGGACTGCGCGAGCCGGCCGTCGCCCTGCTGATGCGCTGCCTGCTGCAGGACGGCCGGGCCCCCGACGCCCTGGCCGCCTACCACCACACCCGCGGCCGGCTGGACGAGGAGCTGGGCATCGCGCCGGGTCCGGCGCTGCAGGACGCGCTGCGGGCCGTCCTCGGCACGGCGGGCACCGGCCCGCCGCTGCCCGCCCGGCGGGACGTCGGGCCGGTCCCCGGACCGGACCCCGTGCGTGAACCGGACCCCGTGCGTGAACCGGCCGCCCGCGAACGGCCGGCAGCACCCGGGCGGCCCTGCGCCGCGGCCGCCGGCCTGGCGCTGCCCCGGCTGCCGGACGACCTGGTCGGCCGGGCCGAGGAGCACCGGTGGCTGGACCGCCTGCGCGGGCCCGCGCCGGCCGGGGGCGGGATCGCCGTCGTCACCGGCCCCGCCGGGGTGGGCAAGACCGCCACCGCGGTGAGCTGGGCCCGGCAGGCCCCGGGATTCCCGGACGGGCGGCTCTTCGTCCCGCTGCGCGGCTTCGACCCGGCCGGTCCCGCCGCACCCACGGAGGTGCTGGGCGCGCTGCTCCGCGCACTGGGCGTCCCCGCGGCGGGGCTCCCTGACGAACCGACGGCCCTGGGCGCGCTGTACCGGCGGGAGGCCGGGCGGCGTCGGCTGCTGGTCGTGCTGGACGACGCCAGGGACGCGGCACAGGTCGCCGGACTGCTGCCGGCCGGGCCGCACTGCGTCACCGTCATCACCGCCCGCGCCACTCTGGAGGAGGTGACGGTCACCCAGGGCGCGGCCCTGCTGCAGCTGGGGCCGCTGCCGGAGGCCGAGGCAGCCGTACTGCTCGACCGGCTGCTGCCGCCCGGCCCGGTGGAGCCCGGTACGGACCCCCGGGCGGCCGGGGGCGCCGCCACCGGCAAGAGTCCCGGCGCGGACGACGTCCGCCGACTCGCCGCGCTCTGCGACGGGCTGCCGCTCGCCCTGCGGACCGCCGCCGCCCGGCTCTGCGCCCGCCCGACCTGGAGCACCGCCACCCTGACGGACGCGCTGGCGGACGAACGGACCCGGCTGCAGACGCTGGACACCCCCGGCCCGGCGGGACTGCGCAGCCGGCTGATCATGACCTACCGGCACCTGCCCTGGGACGCCGCCCACCTGCTGGCCCTGCTGACGGTGCATCCGGACCGCCCGGTGGACACCGGCTCGGCGGCCGCGCTGCTCGACTGCGACCGGCCGCGGGCGCGCCGGGCGCTGGCCGCGCTGGCGGACCACCACCTGCTCACCGAGGTCTCCCCCGGCCGCCACGCGCAGTCCGGGCTGGTCCGCGGCTTCGGCGCGGAGCTGCTGGCCGAACAGGGCGACACGGTCGGGCGGTCCGCCGCCGTCCGGCTGTTCGACCACTACCGGGCCGCGCGGGAGCGCCGCGCGGCGCTCCCGGAGGGCGTCCGCCCGTCGCTCGCGCCGCCGGCCCCGCCGGCCGCTCCCCCGGCCGTCCGCCCGTCCCCGACCGGGTGA
- a CDS encoding dienelactone hydrolase family protein, whose translation MRFTSRTSSDGVVEQTFTLGGVPGVLWTPDRPPATRPLILLGHGGGRHKKSPDILPRAHRFVTEGGFAVAAVDVPGHGDRPTDEEFDRIATANQARIAAGADPAPLIAGFQALVSRRTVPEWQAVLDGVQGLDHVGAGPVGYWGVSLGCGLGVPFVAAEPRVRAAVLGLGGALSSAGAAARVTVPVRFLLQWDDERVPRAQGLALFDAFGSAEKTLHANPGGHGELPPDEPADSLRFFARHLG comes from the coding sequence ATGCGCTTCACCTCCCGCACGTCCTCCGACGGCGTCGTCGAGCAGACCTTCACCCTGGGCGGTGTCCCCGGTGTGCTGTGGACGCCGGACCGCCCGCCCGCCACCCGTCCCCTGATCCTGCTGGGGCACGGCGGCGGCCGGCACAAGAAGTCCCCCGACATCCTCCCCCGGGCCCACCGGTTCGTCACCGAGGGCGGTTTCGCCGTGGCGGCGGTCGACGTGCCCGGCCACGGCGACCGGCCGACGGACGAGGAGTTCGACCGGATCGCCACCGCCAACCAGGCCCGGATCGCGGCCGGCGCCGACCCGGCCCCGCTGATCGCGGGCTTCCAGGCTCTGGTGTCGCGCCGGACCGTCCCGGAGTGGCAGGCGGTGCTGGACGGCGTCCAGGGCCTCGACCACGTCGGCGCCGGGCCGGTGGGCTACTGGGGGGTGTCCCTGGGCTGCGGGCTCGGCGTGCCCTTCGTGGCCGCCGAACCCCGGGTCCGCGCCGCCGTGCTGGGCCTGGGCGGGGCGCTCTCGTCGGCCGGTGCCGCCGCGCGGGTCACCGTCCCGGTGCGGTTCCTGCTGCAGTGGGACGACGAGCGGGTGCCGCGGGCCCAGGGCCTGGCGCTGTTCGACGCCTTCGGATCGGCCGAGAAGACGCTGCACGCCAACCCGGGCGGGCACGGGGAGCTGCCGCCGGACGAGCCCGCGGACTCGCTGCGGTTCTTCGCCCGGCACCTGGGCTGA
- a CDS encoding MFS transporter — protein MSAGPQLRRAATAGPPAAALFSPAAVVASCVGFVLIGALQALYGPAIPALREEFGLSPSAAGLGLSAHFVGGVAGVLLFDRLQGTLGDRRILGSSYLLMAVGSAGFALAPAWPFALAAALLAGLGFGGIDYGLNQLFAVGFGHRSAAMLNILNAHFGVGAILGPVLIGAVGPEHYPAVFLGFALADLPLLLLLRGVRPREARAPDGGTARADAPDGAASRSLRTVLAAFVVLYVLHVGIEAGVGGWEPTHLETVGHRAGLAATATSVYWLMLTVGRFLVAPMALRFTARAVITASCAGMTACLLLASVPGLAPYAYAGVGLFIAPIFPTGLPWLNRAAPQARRAGALVVAASMLGGVAAGPALGKAIEWSGVRAVPLLLAGLSALCLLAALWLGRTTGSPARQGG, from the coding sequence ATGAGCGCCGGACCGCAGCTGCGCCGGGCCGCTACGGCCGGCCCGCCGGCGGCCGCGCTGTTCAGCCCGGCGGCGGTGGTCGCCTCCTGCGTCGGCTTCGTCCTCATCGGCGCGCTCCAGGCCCTGTACGGACCGGCGATCCCCGCCCTGCGCGAGGAGTTCGGGCTCTCCCCGTCCGCCGCGGGGCTGGGCCTGAGCGCCCACTTCGTCGGCGGCGTGGCCGGTGTCCTGCTCTTCGACCGGCTGCAGGGCACGCTGGGCGACCGGCGGATCCTGGGCAGCTCGTACCTGCTGATGGCCGTCGGTTCGGCCGGCTTCGCCCTGGCGCCGGCCTGGCCCTTCGCGCTGGCCGCCGCGCTGCTGGCCGGGCTCGGCTTCGGCGGCATCGACTACGGTCTCAACCAGCTCTTCGCGGTGGGCTTCGGGCACCGCTCGGCCGCCATGCTGAACATCCTCAACGCCCACTTCGGGGTGGGCGCGATCCTCGGCCCGGTGCTCATCGGCGCGGTGGGCCCCGAGCACTACCCCGCGGTCTTCCTCGGCTTCGCGCTCGCCGACCTGCCGCTGCTGCTCCTCCTGCGGGGCGTGCGCCCCCGGGAGGCGCGGGCACCGGACGGCGGCACCGCGCGGGCGGACGCCCCCGACGGAGCCGCGAGCCGCAGCCTGCGCACGGTGCTGGCGGCCTTCGTCGTGCTCTACGTCCTGCATGTCGGCATCGAGGCGGGCGTCGGCGGCTGGGAGCCCACCCATCTGGAGACGGTCGGCCACCGCGCGGGTCTCGCCGCCACCGCCACGTCCGTCTACTGGCTGATGCTGACCGTCGGCCGGTTCCTCGTCGCGCCGATGGCGCTGCGCTTCACCGCCCGGGCCGTCATCACCGCCTCCTGCGCGGGGATGACGGCCTGCCTGTTGCTGGCCTCCGTCCCCGGTCTCGCGCCCTACGCCTACGCCGGTGTGGGGCTGTTCATCGCGCCGATCTTCCCGACCGGCCTGCCCTGGCTGAACCGGGCCGCGCCGCAGGCACGACGGGCGGGCGCCCTGGTCGTCGCCGCGTCCATGCTCGGCGGCGTCGCGGCGGGCCCGGCGCTCGGCAAGGCGATCGAGTGGTCCGGGGTGCGCGCCGTCCCGCTGCTGCTCGCCGGGCTCTCGGCGCTGTGCCTGCTGGCCGCGCTGTGGCTGGGGCGCACCACCGGCTCCCCGGCGCGGCAGGGCGGTTGA
- a CDS encoding RICIN domain-containing protein: MSLRSKATAALFAALAALPLSLVGAVAPAQAAPVSIDNATQFTDPSGNPVHAHGGGVVKVDQYYYWFGEDRNADNTFRYVSVYRSTDLKTWEFRNHALTQATDPELGSANIERPKVMYNAATHQFVMWMHKENSADYGEARAAVAVSGTVDGDYSYKGSFRPLGEMSRDITTFVDTDGTGYMISAANENRDLHVYKLTADYTGVQSQVQNLWQGSSREAPAMFKRGGVYFLLTSGATGWAPNQQKYATATSITGSWSGLKDVGDSTAFRSQTAYVLPVQGTGGTNFLYMGDRWGNSMGKSVNDSQYVWLPVKFPTKTTMSLEYSPQITIDTAAGTVKGMNVVWETLAAQHSGKCADVANYDTSDAVQLIQWGCGAGANDQFWIKKLGTGYVQIMARHSGKCLDIAGASTADGALAVQNTCNGQPSQQWKLRATDTAGYVEIVARHSGKCLDVVNTSTADGTALDQWACSGGTNQHWQRTTV, from the coding sequence ATGTCTCTCCGCAGCAAGGCCACCGCGGCGCTGTTCGCCGCGCTGGCCGCCCTCCCCCTCTCCCTGGTCGGTGCCGTCGCCCCGGCGCAGGCCGCGCCGGTCAGCATCGACAACGCCACCCAGTTCACCGACCCGAGCGGCAACCCGGTGCACGCCCACGGCGGCGGCGTGGTCAAGGTGGACCAGTACTACTACTGGTTCGGTGAGGACCGGAACGCCGACAACACCTTCCGGTACGTCTCGGTCTACCGCTCCACCGACCTCAAGACCTGGGAGTTCCGCAACCACGCGCTGACCCAGGCCACCGACCCGGAGCTGGGGTCCGCCAACATCGAGCGGCCCAAGGTCATGTACAACGCCGCGACGCACCAGTTCGTGATGTGGATGCACAAGGAGAACAGCGCGGACTACGGGGAGGCCCGGGCCGCGGTGGCCGTCTCCGGCACGGTGGACGGCGACTACAGCTACAAGGGCAGCTTCCGCCCGCTGGGCGAGATGTCCCGCGACATCACCACCTTCGTGGACACCGACGGCACCGGCTACATGATCTCCGCCGCCAACGAGAACCGGGACCTGCACGTCTACAAGCTGACGGCCGACTACACCGGTGTCCAGTCCCAGGTGCAGAACCTGTGGCAGGGCAGCTCGCGGGAGGCCCCCGCGATGTTCAAGCGGGGCGGCGTGTACTTCCTGCTCACCTCCGGCGCCACCGGCTGGGCGCCCAACCAGCAGAAGTACGCCACCGCCACCAGCATCACCGGCTCCTGGAGCGGCCTGAAGGACGTCGGCGACTCCACGGCCTTCCGCAGCCAGACCGCGTACGTGCTGCCCGTCCAGGGCACCGGCGGCACCAACTTCCTCTACATGGGCGACCGCTGGGGCAACTCGATGGGCAAGTCGGTCAACGACTCCCAGTACGTCTGGCTGCCGGTCAAGTTCCCGACCAAGACGACGATGAGCCTGGAGTACTCGCCGCAGATCACCATCGACACGGCGGCCGGAACCGTCAAGGGCATGAACGTGGTCTGGGAGACCCTGGCGGCCCAGCACAGCGGCAAGTGCGCCGACGTGGCCAACTACGACACCTCGGACGCGGTCCAGCTGATCCAGTGGGGCTGCGGCGCCGGCGCCAACGACCAGTTCTGGATCAAGAAGCTCGGTACCGGGTACGTCCAGATCATGGCCAGGCACAGCGGCAAGTGCCTCGACATCGCCGGTGCCTCCACCGCGGACGGCGCACTCGCCGTCCAGAACACCTGCAACGGCCAGCCGTCCCAGCAGTGGAAGCTCCGCGCCACCGACACGGCCGGCTACGTCGAGATCGTCGCCAGGCACAGCGGCAAGTGCCTCGACGTGGTCAACACCTCGACCGCCGACGGCACCGCGCTCGACCAGTGGGCCTGCTCCGGCGGCACCAACCAGCACTGGCAGCGGACCACCGTCTGA